Proteins found in one Streptomyces sp. CB09001 genomic segment:
- a CDS encoding DUF503 domain-containing protein — protein MYVGTLSFDLLLGDVHSLKEKRSVVRPIVAELQRKYGVSAAEVEHMNLHRRAVVGLALVSGDAGHLSDVLDRCERLVAGRPEVELLSVRRRFHGDDD, from the coding sequence ATGTATGTGGGGACGCTGTCCTTCGACCTCCTCCTCGGCGACGTACATTCGCTGAAGGAGAAGCGCTCCGTCGTCCGCCCGATCGTCGCCGAACTCCAGCGGAAGTACGGGGTGAGCGCGGCGGAGGTGGAGCACATGAACCTCCATCGCCGGGCCGTCGTCGGCCTGGCCCTGGTGTCCGGCGACGCGGGCCACCTGAGCGACGTGCTCGACCGGTGCGAGCGGCTGGTGGCCGGCCGTCCCGAGGTGGAACTGCTGTCGGTGAGGCGGCGCTTCCACGGCGACGACGACTGA
- the rbfA gene encoding 30S ribosome-binding factor RbfA, with amino-acid sequence MADNARAKRLADLIREVVAQKLQRGIKDPRLGSHVTITDTRVTGDLREATVFYTVYGDDEERKAATAGLESAKGILRSEVGKAAGVKFTPTLTFVMDALPDTARNIEDLLDKARQSDEKVREASAGAAYAGEADPYRKPGEDETDTEGAVEADETDDTAK; translated from the coding sequence GTGGCCGACAACGCGCGGGCGAAAAGGCTGGCGGACCTCATCCGAGAGGTGGTGGCCCAGAAGCTGCAGCGCGGGATCAAGGACCCGCGGCTCGGCTCACACGTCACCATCACGGACACGCGGGTCACCGGTGACCTGCGGGAGGCGACCGTCTTCTACACGGTCTACGGGGACGACGAGGAGCGGAAGGCCGCCACGGCGGGCCTGGAGAGCGCCAAGGGCATCCTGCGCTCCGAGGTGGGCAAGGCGGCCGGCGTGAAGTTCACGCCCACCCTGACCTTCGTCATGGACGCCCTTCCGGACACCGCCCGCAACATCGAGGACCTCCTCGACAAGGCGCGGCAGTCCGACGAGAAGGTGCGCGAGGCGTCCGCGGGCGCCGCCTACGCCGGGGAGGCGGACCCGTACCGCAAGCCGGGCGAGGACGAGACCGACACCGAAGGCGCCGTCGAGGCCGACGAGACGGACGACACCGCTAAATGA
- the truB gene encoding tRNA pseudouridine(55) synthase TruB: MTDKHTTPDGLVIVDKPSGFTSHDVVAKMRGIARTRRVGHAGTLDPMATGVLVLGVERATKLLGHLALTEKEYLGTIRLGQTTLTDDAEGEITGSRDASKVTREAIDAGVAELSGAIMQVPSKVSAIKIKGVRSYKRAREGEEFEIPARPVTVSSFAVYDVRDAVADDGTPVVDLVVSVTCSSGTYIRALARDLGAGLGVGGHLTALRRTRVGPYKLDGARTLEQLQQELTVMPVADAAGAAFPRWAVDARRARLLTNGVRLEMPEEYTGVGAVAVFDPEGRLLALVEEHKGKAKSLAVFG, translated from the coding sequence ATGACCGACAAGCACACCACGCCCGACGGCCTTGTCATCGTCGACAAGCCGTCGGGCTTCACTTCGCACGACGTCGTCGCCAAGATGCGGGGCATCGCCCGCACCCGGCGCGTCGGGCACGCCGGCACGCTCGACCCGATGGCGACGGGCGTCCTGGTCCTCGGTGTGGAGCGGGCGACCAAGCTCCTCGGGCACCTCGCCCTCACCGAGAAGGAGTACCTGGGCACGATCAGGCTCGGGCAGACGACGCTGACCGACGACGCCGAGGGCGAGATCACGGGGTCGCGGGACGCCTCGAAGGTCACCCGGGAGGCGATCGACGCCGGTGTCGCCGAGCTGAGCGGCGCCATCATGCAGGTGCCGTCCAAGGTCAGCGCCATCAAGATCAAGGGCGTGCGCTCCTACAAACGGGCCCGCGAGGGCGAGGAGTTCGAGATCCCCGCCCGCCCCGTCACCGTCTCCTCCTTCGCGGTGTACGACGTCCGGGACGCCGTCGCCGACGACGGCACCCCGGTGGTGGACCTGGTGGTCTCGGTGACCTGCTCGTCCGGCACCTACATCCGGGCGCTGGCCCGCGACCTGGGCGCCGGACTCGGCGTCGGCGGGCATCTCACGGCGCTGCGCCGCACCCGCGTCGGGCCGTACAAGCTGGACGGCGCCCGGACCCTGGAGCAGCTCCAGCAGGAGCTCACCGTCATGCCCGTCGCGGACGCGGCGGGCGCCGCCTTCCCGCGCTGGGCGGTGGACGCCAGGCGGGCCAGGCTGCTCACCAACGGCGTACGGCTGGAGATGCCCGAGGAGTACACGGGCGTCGGTGCCGTCGCCGTCTTCGATCCCGAGGGGCGCCTCCTCGCCCTCGTGGAGGAGCACAAGGGCAAGGCGAAGAGCCTGGCCGTCTTCGGCTGA
- a CDS encoding bifunctional riboflavin kinase/FAD synthetase, producing the protein MQRWRGLEDIPEDWGRSVVTIGSYDGVHRGHQLIIRHAVDRARELGVPAVVVTFDPHPSEVVRPGSHPPLLAPHHRRAELMADLGVDAVLILPFTKEFSKLSAADFVVKVLVDRLRAKAVVEGPNFRFGHKAAGNVDFLIEQGKVYDFDVEVVDLYVTGDAGGGEPFSSTLTRRLVAEGDVAGAAEILGRPHRVEGVVVRGAQRGREMGFPTANVETLPHTAIPADGVYAGWLHAQGEAMPAAISVGTNPQFEGTERTVEAYAIDRVDLELYGLHVAVDFVAFVRGQAKFETLDALLEQMAVDVDRCRELTATDAPRP; encoded by the coding sequence GTGCAACGCTGGCGTGGCTTGGAGGACATCCCCGAGGACTGGGGACGCAGCGTCGTCACCATCGGCTCCTACGACGGCGTCCACCGCGGGCACCAGCTGATCATCAGGCACGCCGTGGACCGCGCCCGCGAGCTGGGCGTCCCGGCCGTCGTCGTCACCTTCGACCCGCACCCCAGTGAGGTCGTGCGCCCCGGCAGCCACCCGCCGCTGCTCGCCCCGCACCACCGCCGGGCCGAGCTGATGGCGGACCTGGGCGTGGACGCGGTGCTGATCCTCCCCTTCACCAAGGAGTTCTCGAAGCTCTCCGCGGCCGACTTCGTGGTCAAGGTCCTGGTCGACCGGCTGCGCGCCAAGGCGGTCGTCGAGGGCCCCAACTTCCGCTTCGGCCACAAGGCCGCCGGGAACGTGGACTTCCTCATCGAGCAGGGCAAGGTCTACGACTTCGACGTCGAGGTCGTCGACCTGTACGTCACCGGCGACGCGGGCGGCGGCGAGCCGTTCTCCTCCACCCTGACCCGCCGCCTGGTGGCCGAGGGCGACGTGGCGGGCGCCGCGGAGATCCTGGGCCGCCCGCACCGCGTGGAGGGCGTCGTCGTGCGGGGCGCCCAGCGCGGCCGTGAGATGGGCTTCCCGACGGCCAACGTCGAGACCCTCCCGCACACCGCGATCCCGGCCGACGGCGTCTACGCCGGCTGGCTGCACGCCCAGGGCGAGGCGATGCCGGCCGCGATCTCCGTCGGCACCAACCCGCAGTTCGAGGGCACCGAGCGCACGGTCGAGGCGTATGCCATCGACCGCGTGGACCTCGAGCTGTACGGCCTGCACGTCGCCGTGGACTTCGTGGCCTTCGTACGCGGGCAGGCGAAGTTCGAGACGCTGGACGCGCTCCTCGAGCAGATGGCCGTGGACGTGGACAGGTGCCGAGAGCTCACCGCGACGGACGCCCCCAGGCCCTGA
- a CDS encoding ABC transporter ATP-binding protein: MSSTMSGGAPGAAPPLLSVQGLHVTFPGRRGAAAARAVDGVDLDIRRGEIVALVGESGCGKTTLARSLLGLVRPTGGRVTFDGAPLGYSARALKAYRRRAQLVLQDPSGSLNPRHTVYDIVAEGLRIHGHARDERTAVAEALSRAGLRPPERFFLRYPHELSGGQRQRVVIAGALVLQPELLVADEPVASLDASVRGEILALLLRLRTELGLSALVVTHDLGLAWNIADRVAVMYLGRIVETGAVEQILTAPRHPYTQALLSVLPEAPGTPVVLTGEPPDPSYIPGGCRFHLRCPVLAGGEAGRAGVADACRNQELEILRGGDEAQVACHWARAERPAAERAG; the protein is encoded by the coding sequence ATGAGCAGCACCATGTCCGGCGGCGCACCCGGCGCCGCACCCCCGTTGCTGAGTGTCCAGGGGCTGCACGTCACCTTTCCCGGCCGACGCGGGGCGGCTGCCGCGCGGGCCGTGGACGGGGTCGACCTCGACATCCGGCGGGGTGAGATAGTCGCGCTGGTCGGCGAGTCGGGCTGCGGCAAGACGACCCTCGCCCGCTCGCTGCTGGGCCTGGTGAGGCCCACCGGGGGCCGCGTCACCTTCGACGGTGCCCCTCTCGGGTACTCCGCCCGTGCGCTCAAGGCGTACCGCAGACGGGCCCAGCTGGTCCTGCAGGATCCGAGCGGCTCGCTGAACCCGCGGCACACGGTGTACGACATCGTCGCCGAGGGCCTGCGCATCCACGGACACGCCAGGGACGAGCGGACGGCGGTCGCCGAGGCGCTGTCGCGGGCCGGGCTGCGTCCGCCGGAGCGGTTCTTCCTGCGCTACCCGCACGAGCTGTCCGGCGGCCAGCGCCAGCGGGTCGTCATCGCGGGCGCGCTGGTCCTGCAACCGGAACTCCTCGTCGCCGACGAGCCGGTGGCCTCCCTCGACGCGTCGGTGCGCGGCGAGATCCTCGCGCTGCTGCTGCGGCTGCGGACCGAACTGGGCCTGTCCGCGCTGGTGGTGACCCACGACCTCGGTCTGGCCTGGAACATCGCCGACCGGGTCGCGGTGATGTATCTCGGCCGGATCGTCGAGACGGGCGCGGTGGAGCAGATACTGACGGCCCCGCGGCACCCTTACACCCAGGCGCTGCTGTCCGTGCTGCCGGAGGCGCCGGGCACCCCGGTCGTGCTCACCGGCGAGCCGCCGGACCCGTCGTACATCCCCGGCGGCTGCCGCTTCCACCTCCGCTGCCCGGTGCTGGCGGGCGGCGAGGCCGGACGGGCCGGAGTCGCGGACGCCTGCCGGAACCAGGAGCTGGAGATCCTGCGCGGCGGCGACGAGGCCCAGGTCGCCTGTCACTGGGCCCGGGCGGAGCGGCCCGCAGCCGAACGGGCGGGCTGA
- a CDS encoding ABC transporter ATP-binding protein, with protein sequence MSLLEVRDLKVTYPGGAAAVRGVDLTLAAGEKLGIAGESGCGKSTLALALLRLLPPGARVGGEILLDGEDVLTMKWGRVRAVRWAGASIVFQGAMHSLNAVHRIGDQIAEPILLHRRATPAGARRRAGELLEQVGLPAARASAYPHELSGGQRQRVMIAMALACDPRLIIADEPTTALDVMIQAQILRLIEGLVGEQDVGLIMISHDLAVLADTCDRLAVMYAGRVVEEGPAQQVYDDARHPYGRALSEAFPTIGDPASRFAPRGLPGDPPDPAAVPSGCAFHPRCPVALHLCATQDQPLRDAGTRRRAACVHVGPNGTVPPGGDGATAGSGAPDGGVVPAGGGRPNEDATPAGSETPNEAATPAGNAATEDGKPAGTRDTGEGTEPAGSPGGARGSADGRWSGVGRGAGGVASAEDDGVRSSAP encoded by the coding sequence TTGAGTCTGCTCGAGGTGCGGGACCTGAAGGTGACGTATCCCGGCGGTGCGGCCGCCGTGCGCGGGGTCGACCTGACCCTGGCGGCGGGCGAGAAGCTCGGCATCGCGGGCGAGTCCGGCTGCGGCAAGTCCACGCTGGCCCTGGCGCTGCTGCGGCTGCTGCCGCCGGGTGCGCGGGTCGGCGGGGAGATCCTGCTGGACGGCGAGGACGTGCTCACGATGAAGTGGGGCCGGGTGCGGGCGGTCCGCTGGGCGGGTGCGTCGATCGTCTTCCAGGGCGCGATGCACTCCCTGAACGCGGTCCACCGCATCGGCGACCAGATCGCCGAGCCGATCCTGCTGCACCGCCGGGCCACGCCGGCCGGGGCGCGCAGGCGGGCCGGGGAGCTGCTGGAGCAGGTCGGTCTTCCGGCGGCGCGGGCGAGTGCCTACCCGCACGAGCTGTCCGGGGGCCAGCGGCAGCGGGTGATGATCGCGATGGCGCTGGCCTGTGACCCGCGGCTGATCATCGCCGACGAGCCGACCACTGCGCTCGACGTGATGATCCAGGCGCAGATCCTGCGGCTGATCGAGGGGCTGGTGGGCGAGCAGGACGTCGGCCTGATCATGATCAGCCACGACCTGGCCGTGCTGGCCGACACCTGCGACCGGCTCGCGGTGATGTACGCGGGCCGGGTGGTCGAGGAGGGCCCGGCCCAGCAGGTCTACGACGACGCCCGCCATCCCTACGGCCGGGCGCTGTCGGAGGCGTTCCCCACGATCGGGGACCCGGCCTCGAGGTTCGCGCCCCGCGGCCTGCCGGGCGACCCGCCCGACCCTGCGGCGGTGCCGTCCGGGTGCGCGTTCCATCCGCGCTGCCCGGTGGCGCTGCACCTCTGTGCCACCCAGGACCAGCCGCTGCGGGACGCGGGCACACGGCGCCGGGCAGCCTGCGTGCACGTGGGGCCGAACGGCACGGTGCCGCCGGGCGGCGACGGCGCAACTGCCGGGAGCGGGGCGCCCGACGGGGGCGTCGTACCTGCCGGCGGCGGGAGACCCAACGAGGACGCGACACCTGCCGGAAGCGAAACGCCCAACGAGGCCGCGACACCTGCCGGGAACGCGGCCACCGAGGACGGCAAGCCTGCCGGGACCCGCGACACCGGCGAGGGCACCGAACCCGCCGGGAGCCCCGGCGGCGCACGCGGGTCGGCCGACGGCCGCTGGAGCGGCGTTGGACGCGGCGCGGGCGGGGTCGCGTCGGCGGAGGACGACGGAGTGAGGAGCAGTGCGCCATGA
- a CDS encoding ABC transporter permease → MSADTTETTESTSGPPAKSGLPGPRALARRRRRASVARFWKEYRKHRAGVFGLATLVLFVLVALTAPLTVGSDVDSVTDAPGQPLESPSGRFPLGTDQFGRSLLGLLIWGSRVSLLVGLLAAVLSVLIGALIGITAGHFRGWYATVMMRITDWFLVMPTLVLAIVLATVLSRSLGTIVLAIGVTTWPTTARLVRAQTLAVESRPYIERAKALGGGHWHIMSRHVLPNVMPLILAQTTLIISSAILAEATLAFLGLGDPAVVSWGGLLQDAREAGSVSSGDWWYLVPPGIGIAVVALAFTLCGRAVEAVLNPRLGVSR, encoded by the coding sequence ATGAGCGCCGACACCACCGAGACCACCGAATCCACGTCCGGGCCGCCGGCGAAGTCCGGCCTGCCGGGTCCGCGGGCGCTCGCCCGTCGGCGGCGCCGTGCCTCCGTCGCGCGCTTCTGGAAGGAGTACCGCAAGCACCGGGCGGGGGTGTTCGGGCTGGCCACGCTGGTGCTGTTCGTGCTCGTGGCACTGACCGCGCCGCTGACCGTCGGGTCGGACGTGGACAGCGTGACCGACGCGCCCGGGCAGCCGCTGGAGAGCCCGAGCGGCCGGTTCCCGCTGGGCACCGACCAGTTCGGGCGGAGCCTGCTGGGCCTGCTGATCTGGGGCTCGCGCGTCTCGCTCCTGGTCGGGCTGCTCGCGGCGGTGCTTTCGGTGCTGATCGGCGCGCTCATCGGGATCACGGCCGGCCACTTCCGCGGCTGGTACGCCACGGTGATGATGCGGATCACGGACTGGTTCCTGGTGATGCCGACGCTGGTGCTGGCGATCGTGCTGGCGACGGTGCTGTCCCGGTCGCTGGGCACGATCGTGCTCGCGATCGGCGTGACCACCTGGCCGACCACGGCCCGGCTGGTGCGGGCGCAGACGCTGGCGGTGGAGTCACGGCCGTACATCGAGCGGGCGAAGGCGCTCGGGGGCGGACACTGGCACATCATGTCCCGGCACGTGCTGCCCAACGTCATGCCGCTGATCCTCGCGCAGACCACGCTGATCATCTCCTCCGCGATCCTGGCCGAGGCGACGCTGGCCTTCCTCGGGCTCGGGGACCCGGCGGTCGTGTCCTGGGGCGGGCTGCTGCAGGACGCGCGGGAGGCGGGGTCGGTGAGTTCCGGCGACTGGTGGTACCTGGTGCCGCCGGGCATCGGGATCGCGGTGGTGGCGCTGGCGTTCACGCTGTGCGGGCGTGCGGTGGAGGCCGTTCTCAATCCCAGGCTGGGGGTGTCCCGTTGA
- a CDS encoding ABC transporter permease has product MSSATGSAVEKRAPAAATPRGPTRSAYPRYVAGKLAGAVVSLFAVLVTSFFLFRLIPGDPVKFMTGGRPVSAEQLAVYKEEFGLDLPLWEQFTDYCVKALSGDLGTSYQFHAPVVDKITEALPNTLLLTGTAFVLYTALGAFLGTRSAWRHGGLGDRLNTGLALTLYSIPSFWLGLLLIIVLSVGVDPIPGLFPTGGMESGREEGFAHVLDVAHHLVLPVVTLVAVEYGQTLLVTRSALLDEMGSDYLTTARAKGLRDDLVRRRHAVPNALLPTVTLVFVNLGRTVAGVILVETVFSWPGLGGLFYQALSVPDLPLVQGLFFVFAAAVILMNTLADLLYPMLDPRVGR; this is encoded by the coding sequence GTGAGTAGCGCTACCGGCTCCGCCGTCGAGAAGCGGGCTCCCGCGGCCGCGACACCGCGGGGGCCGACCCGCAGCGCGTATCCGCGGTACGTGGCGGGGAAGCTGGCGGGCGCGGTCGTCTCGCTGTTCGCCGTGCTCGTCACGAGCTTCTTCCTCTTCCGGCTGATCCCCGGCGATCCGGTGAAGTTCATGACCGGTGGCCGCCCGGTCTCGGCCGAGCAGCTCGCCGTGTACAAGGAGGAGTTCGGGCTCGACCTGCCGCTGTGGGAGCAGTTCACGGACTACTGCGTCAAGGCGCTGAGCGGGGACCTGGGGACGTCGTACCAGTTCCACGCGCCCGTCGTCGACAAGATCACCGAGGCGCTGCCGAACACTCTGCTGCTCACCGGCACGGCCTTCGTGCTCTACACCGCGCTGGGCGCTTTCCTCGGCACCCGCTCGGCGTGGCGGCACGGCGGGCTCGGCGACCGGCTCAACACCGGGCTGGCGCTGACTCTTTACTCCATCCCGTCCTTCTGGCTGGGGCTGCTGCTCATCATCGTGCTGTCGGTGGGGGTGGACCCGATCCCGGGGCTGTTCCCGACCGGGGGGATGGAGTCGGGCCGCGAGGAGGGCTTCGCGCACGTGCTCGACGTCGCGCACCATCTCGTACTGCCGGTGGTGACGCTGGTCGCGGTGGAGTACGGGCAGACGCTGCTCGTGACCCGGTCGGCGCTGCTGGACGAGATGGGCAGCGACTATCTGACGACCGCGCGGGCCAAGGGGCTCAGGGACGATCTCGTACGGCGCCGGCACGCCGTGCCGAACGCGCTGCTGCCGACGGTGACGCTGGTCTTCGTCAATCTGGGGCGGACCGTGGCGGGGGTCATCCTCGTCGAGACGGTCTTCTCCTGGCCGGGTCTCGGCGGGCTGTTCTACCAGGCGCTCAGCGTGCCCGATCTGCCACTGGTGCAGGGGCTGTTCTTCGTCTTCGCCGCCGCGGTGATCCTGATGAACACCCTGGCCGACCTGTTGTATCCGATGCTCGATCCGAGGGTGGGCCGATGA
- a CDS encoding ABC transporter substrate-binding protein has product MNRHDQHGSGRTAHRPWRTRLLAAAGAGALLLASGAVAPSVSAKEGDGGDGGDKVLTVAVAQSVDSLSPFLAVRLLSTSIHRLTYEYLTNYDAKDNHVIPGLATEWKSSPDKLTWTYTIRSDSKWSDGEQATAEDAAWTFNTMMTDPGAATANGSFVGNFAEVTAPSPTQLVIRLKKPQATMTALDVPIVPKHVWEKVDDFSKFNNDKDFPIVGNGPFVLTDYKPDSYVRLKANKDFWRGAPKFDELVFRYYKDQDAAVAALRKGEVSFVAGSPSLTPAQADSLKSEENIRVNDAPGRRFYALATNPGARAKDGTKFGDGDPSLLDQRVRNALFMAVDRKAIVDKVFQGHAVEGAGYIPPRFSSYFFEPSAEQELAYDPAKAAQLLDQAGYRTDSDGKRLGKDGKPLDYRILCHATDPNDKAVGKYLQEWWGELGISVTLNCLDNVTDPWLAGKYDLAFDGWSVNPDPDFVLSIHTCAALPATPKDTGATDNFICDKKYDDLYARQLGEYDAGKRAEIVKQMQSRLYDTGYMNVMAYPNAVEAYRTDQIESITTMPSAAGNIYGQDGYWSWWSAVPADSGDSSGGSSSTGTVIGIAAGVVVLVGLGVLFAVRRRASADDRE; this is encoded by the coding sequence ATGAACAGACACGATCAGCACGGCAGCGGACGTACCGCCCACCGGCCGTGGCGAACCCGTCTCCTCGCGGCAGCCGGCGCCGGTGCGCTGCTCCTCGCGTCGGGGGCGGTCGCCCCCTCGGTCTCGGCGAAGGAGGGCGACGGGGGCGACGGCGGCGACAAGGTGCTCACCGTCGCCGTGGCGCAGAGCGTCGACTCGCTCAGTCCCTTCCTGGCGGTACGGCTGCTCAGTACGAGCATCCACCGGCTGACGTACGAGTACCTGACCAACTACGACGCCAAGGACAACCACGTCATACCGGGTCTCGCCACCGAGTGGAAGTCCTCGCCGGACAAGCTGACCTGGACGTACACGATCCGTTCCGACTCCAAGTGGTCGGACGGCGAGCAGGCCACCGCCGAGGACGCGGCGTGGACGTTCAACACGATGATGACCGACCCGGGCGCCGCCACCGCCAACGGCAGCTTCGTCGGCAACTTCGCCGAGGTCACCGCGCCCAGCCCCACCCAGCTGGTGATCCGGCTGAAGAAGCCGCAGGCCACGATGACCGCGCTGGACGTGCCCATCGTGCCCAAGCACGTGTGGGAGAAGGTCGACGACTTCTCCAAGTTCAACAACGACAAGGACTTTCCGATCGTCGGCAACGGGCCGTTCGTGCTCACCGACTACAAGCCGGACAGCTATGTGCGGCTGAAGGCCAACAAGGACTTCTGGCGCGGCGCACCGAAGTTCGACGAGCTGGTCTTCCGGTACTACAAGGACCAGGACGCCGCCGTCGCCGCCCTGCGCAAGGGCGAGGTGTCGTTCGTCGCCGGGTCGCCGTCGCTGACTCCGGCCCAGGCCGACTCGCTCAAGAGCGAGGAGAACATCCGCGTCAACGACGCCCCCGGCCGCCGCTTCTACGCCCTGGCCACCAACCCGGGCGCGCGGGCGAAGGACGGGACGAAGTTCGGTGACGGCGACCCCTCACTGCTGGACCAGCGGGTGCGCAACGCGCTGTTCATGGCGGTGGACCGCAAGGCGATCGTCGACAAGGTGTTCCAGGGCCACGCGGTCGAGGGCGCGGGCTACATCCCGCCGCGCTTCTCCTCGTACTTCTTCGAGCCGTCGGCCGAGCAGGAGCTGGCCTACGATCCCGCGAAGGCGGCCCAGTTGCTCGACCAGGCGGGCTACCGGACGGACTCCGACGGCAAGCGCCTCGGCAAGGACGGCAAGCCGCTCGACTACCGCATCCTGTGCCACGCCACCGACCCGAACGACAAGGCGGTCGGCAAGTACCTCCAGGAGTGGTGGGGCGAGCTGGGCATCTCGGTCACCCTCAACTGCCTGGACAACGTGACCGACCCGTGGCTGGCCGGCAAGTACGACCTCGCCTTCGACGGCTGGTCCGTCAACCCCGACCCGGACTTCGTGCTCTCCATCCACACCTGCGCGGCGCTCCCGGCGACGCCGAAGGACACCGGGGCCACCGACAACTTCATCTGCGACAAGAAGTACGACGACCTGTACGCACGGCAGTTGGGCGAGTACGACGCCGGCAAGCGGGCGGAGATCGTCAAGCAGATGCAGTCCCGGCTGTACGACACCGGGTACATGAACGTCATGGCGTACCCGAACGCGGTCGAGGCCTACCGCACGGACCAGATCGAGTCGATCACCACGATGCCGTCCGCCGCGGGCAACATCTACGGGCAGGACGGCTACTGGAGCTGGTGGTCGGCGGTGCCCGCCGACTCCGGCGACTCCTCCGGGGGTTCGTCGTCGACCGGGACCGTGATCGGGATCGCGGCGGGCGTCGTCGTCCTCGTGGGTCTCGGGGTGCTGTTCGCCGTCCGCCGGCGGGCGTCGGCCGACGACCGTGAGTAG